The Pedococcus dokdonensis region TGGCTTGCGAAACTGCGCTCAGCGCCAATGCGACTGCTGGACTCATGAGGCCCAGTGTCCCCTGTGGACTCGTCGTCGGACAGAGCGGTGACTTGCCCGCCTAGGTCGTCGATCAGCAGCGAAGGTTGGGTGAAGCCCATGAACGCCTACCGCCCTCCAATCGGCGGAAATACGCAGGACTGAGTGGCTCGTGGGGCTGCCTTGCCGGCGAGACTCAGGCGCGGCTGGTGACGAGGTGCTTGCGTCCGGTCAGGAGCGCCAACCCGTAGAGCAGTGCGACCACGATGAGAAGGGCGTCGAAGCCGAAGATCAGCGCGAGGTACTCCAGCGCTCCCCCGACCATGGCGCCGAGCAGGTTCGCCCCGAAGGCAACCGTGCTCGAACCGGCCCCCTTGAACCGCACCGCGAACAGCAGGTTGGCGACGAAGATCGGCAGGAAGGCGATCGTCACACCGGCCAGGAAGCGCGGCACCAGTGACAGGTCGAGCAGCGCGTCCTGCGGGATCAGCCAGGCGGCCGCGAGCGCTGCGAGCAGCCCGGCATACAAGAGGATCGGGCGGCGGATGGTGACTCGTCGGGCCACCTCGATGGCCGCGAGGACGCTGAGCAGGACGCCCGCGAACACGGCGGCGTTGACGGCCCACGTCGTGCCGAAGAGCAGCGCGAACTGCACGACGTTCTTGGTCTCCAGCAGCAGGAAGGCCGCGCCCATGAAGAAGAGGTCGACGTAGGGACGCATCGTCGTCAGCGGTCCGGCGACCGTGCGCACGGCGGCGAGCGATGCCAACAGGACCAGTCCGAGCATCCAGAGGTAGAACGACGGGATGGTGCGCGTGCCGAGGTAGGGGAACGGGCGGTCGTCGACCGAGGGTTCGAGCGCCGCGGTCCGTGGCGTCCAGGTCGTGGTGCAACCACCGGTGCTCGCGTCCTTGCGCAGGGTGAGCACGGCCTGTTGGCGCGGTCCGTAGCTGGGTCCGAGCTGCACACAGGGCGAGGCGGCGTAGACCGTGCGCACGGTGTTGGCGTAGCGGTCGAGCAGCCACGGCTCGTAGTAGTTGTACATCGCGAACGTGCCGTCCGGCTTGAGCAGGGAGCGCGCCTGCGTGAGGGCCTGCGTGGTGAACAGGTAGTTCTCCAGCCGCAGGGCGGACTGCCCGGTGACGATCGTCGCCGAGTCGGGCAGCGCCAGCAGGATGAGGTCGTAGTGCCGGTCGGTGCGCTCCATGAACGCCCTGCCGTCGTCGACGTGCGTGGTGACGCGCGGGTCGGAGTAGGGACGGTCGGGGTGGTGGTCGCGTCCGAGCTGCATGATCGCCGGGTCGATCTCGACCGCGTCGACCCGCTTGGCACCTTGTGCCAGGGCCACCGCCACGTCGTTGCCGGTGCCGGCGCCGATCACCAGCACGTCGTCACGGGAGCCGGCGTAGGTGTAGGGGTAGAGGTAGAAGGGCGAGTCCCGCCGGAGGTTCGCCACCGGGAGGGCGGTCTGGAGCGGGGTGTTGTTGACCTCGACCCGGAACAACCCGCCCGACAGCTGCGTCGTGTGGATCTTGTAGTAGGGCGACCACTGGAACGAGCCGGCGACCGACTCGGCGCCGAGCAACAGGACCAGGGCGCCGAGCGCGATGGCCGGTCCCCGTCGCAGCAGCCGCAGCCGGCGCCCGAGGAGCACGACGAACACGGCCGCTCCCACGAGTCCCCACCCGAGCGGCGGCAGTCGCAGGAACGACAGCGCCGCGAAGGCGGCGATGCCGGTCAGGCTGCCCATCACGTCGAGCCGGTAGGCCTCCAGCGCCTCGAACCGGGTGAAGGTCCGGGCCACCTCCTGGGCGAGGGCCATCAACGTGCCCACGGCCAGCGCGAAGATGATTGAGAGGCTCAGCCACCGCGGCAACGGCGCCAGGTCGAGCAGGCCCACCAGCTGCCAGCGGCCACCGCGACCCGTGCCGGTGCGCACCGGGAACGCCAGGACGAAGCCCACCAACGTCACCAGCAGGATCGGCCCCAGCGGGAAGAGGTCCCTGCTCGCCCTGGCCCTCAGGAAACCCAGGCCGATGCCGAGGAAGCTCGCGAGCAGGACGAAGTTCGTCATGTGCACGAGGTAGAGGTTGTTGGACGAGGTCCAGCGGATCAGGGCCAGCTCGACGAAGAGCATGAGCGCGCTGGCCAGCACCAGCCTCGTGCGGTCACCGGGTGTGGGCACCCTCAGCCCGGTCCGCGCGGGCCGCGGCCGGGCTGCCGTGCGAGCGTCCGGATCGTGCTCCTGCTGCATCGTCTCCCCCTCGTATGCCGGTCGGCACTGACCGAGGGAACCGTAGCAAGCCGGTCCTCCCCTACCGGCCCGCACGCACGGCCCGCACGCACCGCCCGCTCAGCGCGCGTGGGGCTGATCCTCTCCGAGTCCTTCGAGCATGTCGCGCAACCGCGTCTCCCGGCGCTCGGCCGGCCAGGCGACGACGTGCCACTCGCCCGACATGATCCGCTCCCAGCGCGGGATGTCGTCGGGGTCGTCGATGAAGACGTGGTGCTGGCTGCGGTGTTCCCGCAACCCGGCGACGACCGCGCGGGCGACCGGACGCAGGTCCACCTCGATCCCGATCTGCTCGTCCGGGACGCCACGCATCTGGTAGGTCTGCGTCGGGTCGAAGACGGTGAGTCCCATCGCCTGGCGCTGGGCGTTCCAGCGCTGGAAGACCGACTCGGGGATGGCGCCGTGCACGAGCCGACGGAACGCCGTCCGGGGGCCGCCCCGCGCCTCGGCCTGCGCCACCCCGCGCGCGAACGCGGCGTCCGTGGCCGCGCCGACGGCGACGTGGTCGGGGTGCCCGAAGATGCCGTCCGGCCCGAACGTGAAGACCAGGTCGGGCTGCTCCTCGTCCAGCACGGCCCAAAGGCGGTCGACGAGGTCATCGAACGGCACGTCGGCCACCCCACCGTCGGGGAGGCCCAGCCACTCGTGCCGGTCGGGGACCCGTCCCACCGCGCGCCAGGCGGCCTCGTCCTCGGCCCGCCGGATCCGACCGAGGGTCTCCGGGGTCGCGTCGAAGCCGGGCCGGATGTCGCCCCCCTCCCCCTCGGTCGCGTGGACGAGGACGAACCGGAAGCCCGGCTCGTCGGCGTGCAGAGCGACGGTGCCGGCGATCCCGTAGGCGTCGTCGTCCGGGTGAGCGACGACCGCGACGAGGGTCGGCATGGGTCCAGTGTGCGGTGCTAGCGCCCGGACAGCGCTGCCACCACCGGCGCCATCGTCTCTGCGAAGTCGGCGCCGGTCACGATGTAGGAGAAGCCCAGTTCGTCCCTCCTGCGGTGCAGCTCCTCGATCGCGGCCCCGGGGTCGTCGGGCAGCTGGGCGAGTGAGTCGGCTGCGCGCATCGCGGCCGGGTCGGTCTCGGCCGCCGACGCCATGAACGCTGCGATGCCGTCGCCGACGACGGACACGTGCAGGCCGAGCTCGACGTCGCGATCGCGGAACGTTCGGGCCAGCCGCGCCAGGTCCTCTCGCGTGTCTGTGCCTCTCGACGCGAAGGTGACGATGTCAGCAGCCTCGTCGGCGAGGGCCACGGCCTTGGGCCCACGCACCGCCATGACCACCGGCGTGTGGTGGTCCGCACCGTCGAGCTCGCGCAGCTGGGTGACTGTGTCGCGCATCAGCCCGATCCGCTCGCCGGCGGTCGGCACCGGCATGCCGTAGCCCTGCAGCTCGCCCTCGATCCCGGGGCGTCCGGTGCCGAGTCCGAGCTCGAACCGGCCGTCGGTGAGCACGGTCAGCGAGTGCGCCTCCCACGCCAGCGCCCAGGCCGGACGGAAGGGCACGGCGCTGACCCACGTCCCCACGCGCAGGTCGGTCTCGAGCGCGGCGGCGACCGCCAGCGTCGGGGCGGGTGCCGGCTGCCAGAGCGGGGTGTCGGGCATGAGCACGGTCGAGTAGCCGAGGTCGGCGATCCGGTGGACGCGGTCGCGCCAGGTGGCCGGGTCGGTGAGCACGGGCGTCACCAGCCCGAACCGGAACGGTCTCGTCATGCCCGTCATCCGGCCCGCTGGCCCAGCCAGACGGGGTATGCCGCGTTGCCGGCCTCGAAGGCGACCCAGACCCCGGCACCGATCGCCGGCAGGTCCGTCGCGTCGTCGACGGGGAGGCAGGCGGCGGCCCACACGGTCGCGTCGCCGCTCACGTCCGGGATGCG contains the following coding sequences:
- a CDS encoding spermidine synthase; translated protein: MQQEHDPDARTAARPRPARTGLRVPTPGDRTRLVLASALMLFVELALIRWTSSNNLYLVHMTNFVLLASFLGIGLGFLRARASRDLFPLGPILLVTLVGFVLAFPVRTGTGRGGRWQLVGLLDLAPLPRWLSLSIIFALAVGTLMALAQEVARTFTRFEALEAYRLDVMGSLTGIAAFAALSFLRLPPLGWGLVGAAVFVVLLGRRLRLLRRGPAIALGALVLLLGAESVAGSFQWSPYYKIHTTQLSGGLFRVEVNNTPLQTALPVANLRRDSPFYLYPYTYAGSRDDVLVIGAGTGNDVAVALAQGAKRVDAVEIDPAIMQLGRDHHPDRPYSDPRVTTHVDDGRAFMERTDRHYDLILLALPDSATIVTGQSALRLENYLFTTQALTQARSLLKPDGTFAMYNYYEPWLLDRYANTVRTVYAASPCVQLGPSYGPRQQAVLTLRKDASTGGCTTTWTPRTAALEPSVDDRPFPYLGTRTIPSFYLWMLGLVLLASLAAVRTVAGPLTTMRPYVDLFFMGAAFLLLETKNVVQFALLFGTTWAVNAAVFAGVLLSVLAAIEVARRVTIRRPILLYAGLLAALAAAWLIPQDALLDLSLVPRFLAGVTIAFLPIFVANLLFAVRFKGAGSSTVAFGANLLGAMVGGALEYLALIFGFDALLIVVALLYGLALLTGRKHLVTSRA
- a CDS encoding PIG-L deacetylase family protein, whose product is MPTLVAVVAHPDDDAYGIAGTVALHADEPGFRFVLVHATEGEGGDIRPGFDATPETLGRIRRAEDEAAWRAVGRVPDRHEWLGLPDGGVADVPFDDLVDRLWAVLDEEQPDLVFTFGPDGIFGHPDHVAVGAATDAAFARGVAQAEARGGPRTAFRRLVHGAIPESVFQRWNAQRQAMGLTVFDPTQTYQMRGVPDEQIGIEVDLRPVARAVVAGLREHRSQHHVFIDDPDDIPRWERIMSGEWHVVAWPAERRETRLRDMLEGLGEDQPHAR
- a CDS encoding LLM class flavin-dependent oxidoreductase, giving the protein MTRPFRFGLVTPVLTDPATWRDRVHRIADLGYSTVLMPDTPLWQPAPAPTLAVAAALETDLRVGTWVSAVPFRPAWALAWEAHSLTVLTDGRFELGLGTGRPGIEGELQGYGMPVPTAGERIGLMRDTVTQLRELDGADHHTPVVMAVRGPKAVALADEAADIVTFASRGTDTREDLARLARTFRDRDVELGLHVSVVGDGIAAFMASAAETDPAAMRAADSLAQLPDDPGAAIEELHRRRDELGFSYIVTGADFAETMAPVVAALSGR